Proteins from a single region of Procambarus clarkii isolate CNS0578487 chromosome 62, FALCON_Pclarkii_2.0, whole genome shotgun sequence:
- the LOC123766551 gene encoding oplophorus-luciferin 2-monooxygenase non-catalytic subunit — translation MASWHQLALVLVLITTAALPSSSQRLAPKLDLCPLAWDISPCTCTWDEDLGQPDLYCPHIQSLGQLQDIFVTAFFPVKRFWRIRVSEAPLGDLPEDVFNDVQFDEVHLNSCNITSVHPDAFRASRPNMDTLEMYSNLLTDKSFPWSSLAEYAQLWYVNLENNLFSTFPNLTTETLEDLNLWGNPVTTFTREALQGAPNLRILEVSPYLESFPEDAFQDLHQLEELHLSHNLLGDLRRGQVTLNSPAFKYLYIADNAISSIDPDAITGVTSTRLKIFLEDNLLTKVEEEVFLPLMARMLDGWGELELQGNPLVCDCDMFWLLSNDTLLDNVRSGSCGGVDLHDVDISSWNC, via the exons ATGGCATCCTGGCACCAACTGGCATTGGTCCTGGTTCTTATAACCACGGCTGCCCTGCCCAGCTCCTCACAAA GGTTGGCGCCGAAGCTGGACCTGTGTCCCCTGGCATGGGATATCTCCCCGTGCACCTGTACCTGGGATGAGGACCTCGGCCAGCCAGACCTCTACTGCCCACACATTCAGAGCCTCGGCCAGCTACAAGACATCTTCGTG ACGGCGTTCTTCCCGGTCAAGCGCTTCTGGAGGATCAGAGTGTCTGAGGCTCCGCTGGGAGACCTGCCTGAGGACGTCTTCAACGATGTCCAGTTCGACGAAGTTCATCTCAACTCGTGCAACATCACCTCCGTCCACCCCGACGCCTTCCGGGCGTCCAGACCCAACATGGACACCCTAGAGATGTACTCCAACCTGCTCACG GACAAGAGCTTCCCATGGAGCAGTCTGGCAGAGTACGCGCAGCTGTGGTACGTCAACCTCGAAAACAACCTCTTCTCTACCTTTCCCAACCTCACCACGGAGACACTCGAGGACCTCAACCTCTGGGGAAACCCCGTCACCACTTTCACGCGAGAGGCGCTGCAGGGAGCACCGAATCTCAGGATATTAGAG GTAAGcccttatctggagagcttcCCTGAGGACGCCTTCCAGGACCTGCACCAACTGGAGGAGCTCCACCTGAGTCACAATCTGCTGGGTGACCTCCGTCGGGGTCAGGTCACACTCAACTCCCCAGCATTCAAGTACCTGTACATCGCTGACAACGCCATCAGTAGCATAGATCCAGACGCTATTACTG GAGTGACCAGCACGCGACTTAAGATCTTCCTTGAAGACAACCTGCTGACcaaagtggaggaggaggtgttcTTGCCCCTCATGGCTCGCATGCTCGACGGCTGGGGAGAACTCGAACTCCAGG GTAACCCGCTGGTGTGCGACTGTGACATGTTCTGGCTCCTCAGCAACGACACTCTGCTCGACAACGTCCGCTCTGGTTCCTGCGGCGGAGTCGACCTCCACGACGTCGACATCTCTTCCTGGAATTGCTAA